The Euphorbia lathyris chromosome 8, ddEupLath1.1, whole genome shotgun sequence genome has a window encoding:
- the LOC136202757 gene encoding uncharacterized protein, whose protein sequence is MLDGILGRGYSSKCKSLIKMTKSRIEVIRRKRNATLKFLKKDMADLLVKGLDINAYGRAEGLLAELILSSCYEYVEKSCDFVLKHLSVMQKMRHCPEDCREAVSSLMFAAARFSDLPELRDVRDIFLERYGSSLELFANQEFVENLSSTPITTEKKVQLMRDIASEFGITWDSKGFEQRASRPSPFIQEPPKVHGSSYDNEYRSVKGKDTVMRGNFDSSPKERLEIANDGYRLQSEKEKNGLKRNDLNSQPRYEVPSNGYNPLYAREEPSVKSRDAHDTFSQGRKEVIVDIHEPWKLEIPSKKVSSSSSSSHRTRMEVGGGSTQSDGRENTAPKRDGLDPLSRGKPDILSNHRGLWSKSDGKDSVAVKQSDGRENTAPKRDWQDPLSRGKPDILSNHGGMWSKSDGKDSVAVNHHHVSQYNAVNSARDAQEEADKLNLYFNKAMPPPYTKPNGKPKDGKYGGSFGFSDSGSDGRSEKNPQEEYRAENERQSATPATARADADRHEIDGARQEIGISNPIPKPRSSRRRPSRSRSSHDDVGLPEDTVGVSKRRSKSRRRDDRRGLQILFDDEHDQNDEEERMIDKLLIHYSKKPSAYEPGTVRRKPRSRQSHNQRTAVEDISRNKPDEISEMVPPPRSVSLPREQTAPSETGKVFNRAASFQPDRSSAAKHVHPKLPDYDDLAARFAALKGR, encoded by the exons ATGCTCGACGGGATCTTAGGTCGAGGTTATTCCTCCAAATG TAAATCGTTGATTAAAATGACAAAGAGTCGGATCGAGGTTATACGGAGAAAGAGGAACGCGACTTTGAAGTTTTTGAAGAAAGATATGGCTGATCTGCTAGTAAAAGGACTCGATATAAATGCATATGGCAGG GCTGAAGGACTTCTAGCTGAATTGATCCTCTCCTCTTGCTATGAATATGTGGAGAAATCTTGTGACTTCGTGTTGAAGCATCTTTCAGTCATGCAAAAGATGAG GCACTGCCCCGAGGACTGTAGGGAAGCTGTGTCATCCCTAATGTTTGCAGCTGCAAGATTTTCTGATTTGCCAGAGTTACGTGATGTCAGGGATATATTTTTGGAGAGATATGGTAGCTCCCTGGAATTGTTTGCAAATCAAGAG TTTGTTGAGAATTTATCTTCAACGCCAATCACAACAGAGAAGAAAGTTCAACTAATGCGTGATATAGCATCTGAATTTGGCATTACATGGGACTCCAAGGGTTTTGAGCAGAGGGCATCCAGGCCCTCTCCATTTATACAG GAGCCACCTAAAGTTCATGGATCCTCCTATGATAATGAATACAGGTCAGTTAAAGGCAAGGACACTGTGATGAGAGGCAACTTCGATAGTTCACCCAAAGAAAGGCTTGAGATTGCAAACGATGGGTACAGATTGCAAAGTGAAAAGGAGAAAAATGGGTTGAAAAGAAACGATCTCAATTCTCAACCCAGATATGAAGTCCCCAGCAACGGATACAATCCACTCTATGCCAGGGAAGAACCTTCAGTGAAGTCGAGAGACGCTCATGATACTTTTTCCCAAGGCAGGAAAGAAGTTATTGTGGATATTCATGAACCATGGAAGCTGGAAATACCCTCAAAAAAAGTTAGTTCTAGCAGTTCATCATCTCACAGGACAAGGATGGAAGTTGGTGGGGGATCTACGCAGAGTGATGGTAGGGAAAATACTGCACCTAAAAGAGATGGCCTGGACCCTTTATCACGTGGAAAGCCGGATATTCTTTCCAATCATAGAGGACTGTGGTCAAAGAGTGATGGTAAAGATTCGGTGGCTGTTAAGCAGAGTGATGGTAGGGAAAATACTGCACCTAAAAGAGATTGGCAGGACCCTTTATCACGTGGAAAGCCGGATATTCTTTCCAATCATGGAGGAATGTGGTCAAAGAGTGATGGTAAAGATTCGGTGGCTGTTAATCACCATCATGTTAGCCAATATAATGCTGTAAATTCAGCAAGAGATGCTCAAGAGGAAGCAGATAAGTTGAATCTGTATTTTAATAAGGCTATGCCTCCTCCTTACACAAAACCTAATGGTAAACCGAAAGATGGAAAATACGGAGGCAGTTTCGGATTTTCAGATTCTGGTTCTGATGGCAGATCAGAAAAGAATCCACAAGAAGAATATCGTGCTGAGAATGAGAGGCAGAGCGCAACACCCGCAACTGCAAGAGCAGATGCTGATAGGCATGAGATTGATGGTGCACGTCAAGAGATTGGAATTAGTAACCCAATTCCAAAACCGAGATCCTCACGGAGGAGGCCTTCCAGATCACGATCTAGCCATGATGATGTCGGCCTTCCCGAAGACACAGTAGGAGTTTCCAAGAGGAGATCAAAAAGCAGGAGAAGGGATGACAGAAGAGGCCTTCAAATCTTGTTTGATGATGAGCACGATCAGAATGATGAAGAGGAGAGAATGATAGATAAACTTTTGATTCATTACAGTAAGAAACCATCAGCCTATGAACCTGGAACAGTCAGAAGAAAACCCAGAAGCCGTCAATCACACAATCAAAGAACAGCAGTGGAGGATATCAGCAGAAACAAACCTGATGAAATCTCAGAGATGGTTCCACCACCGCGATCAGTTTCCCTCCCTCGAGAACAAACAGCTCCATCAGAGACGGGAAAAGTCTTTAACCGTGCTGCTTCCTTCCAACCAGATAGGTCAAGCGCAGCCAAGCATGTACATCCCAAGTTACCTGATTATGATGATTTGGCTGCTCGGTTTGCAGCCTTGAAAGGAAGGTAA